In a genomic window of Sutcliffiella sp. FSL R7-0096:
- a CDS encoding efflux RND transporter periplasmic adaptor subunit, with amino-acid sequence MLKKYWLLPAMFVLLFSTACSQKEITSQNTETNKIPVTVAEVTEKNISNTIELVGLAVPETQVPLLTTSPLTVESVHVKIGDIVKKGDLIVSLDSEAATEQVNQAQSAVTELENALSKMKEVQQAAENQASLSDIPKLQEELNQSLEKSQALLDGVDTGAVTSLDLVQSTVDVMVKQAQLANAASQVQQIPTFNTMEMEAQLNQARQGLKQAQQMADATSITSPIDGIVSELNVVADGIASPNVPIGTIIQLDTIAATFQVNSYQVSKLKAGQDATISFEGLAETFESKIETVSPTVNQQTNMFSVTVPISNTESAIKGGMRATAFVAVDNLEAQTVVPMDAILYEETNSYVYIIEEGKAVRQDVTTGFRDNEYMQIIEGLKKGQTVAVNGKERLKDGAEISEQSE; translated from the coding sequence ATGTTGAAAAAGTATTGGCTGCTTCCAGCTATGTTCGTGCTCTTATTTTCAACCGCTTGCAGTCAGAAAGAGATTACAAGCCAGAATACAGAGACCAATAAAATCCCGGTTACAGTTGCTGAAGTGACGGAAAAGAACATCAGCAATACCATTGAGTTGGTGGGACTGGCTGTACCGGAAACACAAGTACCACTCCTAACTACCTCCCCCCTTACCGTTGAATCTGTTCATGTAAAAATTGGTGATATAGTAAAAAAGGGCGATTTGATTGTTTCATTGGATTCTGAAGCCGCAACCGAGCAGGTGAATCAAGCTCAGAGTGCAGTGACAGAATTAGAAAATGCCCTTTCTAAAATGAAAGAAGTACAGCAGGCAGCTGAGAATCAGGCCTCTCTTTCTGATATACCCAAGTTACAAGAAGAATTAAACCAAAGTTTAGAAAAATCTCAAGCGCTTCTGGATGGTGTGGATACAGGCGCCGTCACTTCACTTGATCTGGTGCAAAGTACAGTTGATGTAATGGTGAAACAGGCTCAGCTTGCGAATGCAGCAAGCCAGGTCCAACAAATACCTACGTTTAATACTATGGAAATGGAAGCACAATTGAACCAGGCCCGACAAGGTTTGAAACAGGCGCAGCAGATGGCGGATGCCACCTCCATCACTAGTCCGATAGATGGTATTGTCTCAGAACTGAATGTCGTCGCTGATGGTATTGCTTCCCCTAATGTGCCAATTGGTACGATTATTCAATTAGACACCATTGCAGCAACCTTCCAAGTGAACAGCTACCAAGTAAGCAAGTTGAAGGCTGGTCAGGATGCAACGATTTCTTTTGAAGGGCTTGCAGAGACGTTTGAATCAAAAATCGAAACGGTCTCGCCTACAGTAAACCAACAGACCAATATGTTTTCTGTTACAGTACCGATCAGCAATACCGAGTCAGCCATTAAAGGCGGCATGAGGGCAACAGCATTTGTCGCGGTGGATAATCTTGAAGCACAGACGGTCGTCCCGATGGATGCCATTTTATATGAAGAAACCAATTCATATGTTTATATCATTGAAGAAGGCAAAGCAGTAAGACAAGATGTAACCACAGGCTTTAGAGACAATGAATATATGCAAATTATTGAAGGTCTGAAAAAAGGTCAGACAGTAGCAGTTAATGGAAAAGAACGCTTAAAAGACGGTGCTGAAATATCAGAACAAAGTGAGTGA
- the spxA gene encoding transcriptional regulator SpxA, with amino-acid sequence MVTLYTSPSCTSCRKAKNWLEEHNIPYTERNIFSESLSIDEIKEILRMTEDGTDEIISTRSKIFQKLNINVEAMPLQELYSVIKEHPGLLRRPIIIDEKRLQVGYNEDEIRRFLPRKVRTFQLREAQRLVNS; translated from the coding sequence ATGGTAACCCTATATACATCTCCAAGTTGTACTTCTTGTCGTAAAGCGAAAAATTGGTTAGAAGAACATAACATTCCATATACAGAAAGAAACATTTTCTCTGAGTCCTTATCCATCGATGAGATTAAAGAGATTTTGCGAATGACGGAGGACGGAACTGATGAGATCATCTCAACTAGATCTAAAATCTTCCAAAAACTGAATATAAATGTGGAAGCAATGCCACTTCAAGAATTATATTCTGTCATCAAAGAACACCCAGGTCTTTTGAGAAGACCAATCATTATAGACGAAAAACGACTGCAAGTAGGGTACAACGAAGATGAAATCCGCCGCTTCTTACCAAGAAAAGTAAGAACGTTCCAATTAAGAGAAGCACAGCGCTTAGTGAATAGCTAA
- a CDS encoding TerC family protein — protein MELELITSILIIIGIDIVLGGDNAIVIALACRNLPERYRNKAIVIGTLLAILCRIILTVGAVYLLAIPFLQFVGGILLIYIAVQLIMDQGEETLVKGSSSLGVAIKTIVVADIVMGIDNFMAVAGAAHGNFYLVIIGLVFSIPIIIWGSKIILVAMEKYPIIIYFGASILCYTAGKMIINEPRVSVMLPAGDWQMVFPFLLIAGVLVYTGVLKKQLLKIR, from the coding sequence GTGGAGCTAGAACTGATTACTTCCATTCTTATTATAATAGGTATTGATATTGTACTAGGCGGAGATAACGCCATCGTCATAGCACTAGCATGCAGAAATCTCCCAGAACGTTATCGGAATAAAGCGATTGTCATTGGAACACTGCTTGCTATCCTTTGCAGGATCATACTGACTGTTGGAGCAGTATACCTTTTAGCGATCCCATTCCTCCAGTTTGTTGGTGGGATATTGTTGATTTATATAGCTGTACAACTAATCATGGACCAAGGAGAAGAGACGCTTGTAAAGGGTAGCAGCTCACTTGGAGTCGCCATTAAGACCATTGTGGTTGCCGATATAGTCATGGGAATCGATAATTTTATGGCAGTTGCCGGTGCTGCACACGGTAATTTTTATTTGGTAATCATTGGATTGGTATTTTCCATTCCAATCATTATATGGGGGAGTAAGATTATATTAGTGGCAATGGAGAAATATCCTATAATTATTTATTTTGGAGCAAGCATTCTATGCTACACGGCCGGTAAGATGATTATTAATGAGCCACGGGTTTCTGTGATGCTTCCAGCTGGCGACTGGCAAATGGTTTTTCCCTTTTTACTAATAGCAGGCGTGTTAGTTTATACCGGAGTGCTTAAGAAACAGCTTTTAAAGATTCGCTGA
- the mecA gene encoding adaptor protein MecA has product MEIERINDHTVKFYISYGDIEERGFDREEIWYNRERSEELFWEMMDEAHDEEDFMVEGPLWIQVQALDKGLEVIVTRAQLSKDGKNFEVPVSDDKRIDIPVDERIEALLDQHFNSAAKADESKDEKLDEEKDLLQFMIRFKDLEYIISASHRLQHLENLSNDLYFYEKNYYLYVDFSSEHYTDEAIDNVLSVLLEFGEESAISIHRLQEYGSEVARDDAMKEMTKHFPLK; this is encoded by the coding sequence ATGGAAATTGAACGTATCAATGATCATACAGTAAAATTTTACATTTCATATGGTGATATAGAGGAGCGCGGATTTGACCGTGAGGAAATCTGGTATAACCGTGAACGCAGTGAAGAACTGTTCTGGGAAATGATGGATGAGGCGCACGATGAAGAGGATTTTATGGTGGAAGGACCACTATGGATCCAGGTTCAGGCCCTTGATAAAGGGTTGGAAGTCATCGTGACCCGAGCCCAACTATCAAAGGATGGAAAAAACTTTGAAGTCCCAGTTTCAGATGATAAGAGAATTGACATACCAGTCGATGAAAGAATAGAGGCACTTCTGGACCAACATTTCAATTCCGCCGCAAAAGCAGATGAATCAAAGGACGAAAAGTTGGATGAGGAAAAAGATCTTCTTCAGTTCATGATCCGATTCAAAGATTTGGAGTATATCATTTCTGCTAGTCATCGTCTGCAACACTTAGAGAATCTAAGCAACGATTTATACTTCTATGAGAAGAACTATTATCTCTATGTCGATTTTTCAAGTGAACACTATACCGATGAGGCAATCGATAATGTGTTAAGTGTATTACTCGAATTTGGAGAAGAGTCGGCCATCTCCATTCACCGTCTGCAAGAGTATGGATCGGAAGTTGCCAGGGATGATGCAATGAAGGAAATGACCAAACATTTTCCTCTAAAATAA
- the cls gene encoding cardiolipin synthase, with the protein MKNTIRVIVFILVIGAILFATQGLWEGWLLGSISVFFTISVVFIAFLISLENRHPTRTLTWLVVLGSFPVLGFFFYLIFGRNVRKRRLFQRKALLDKEVLEEVEGSREYSEEDMRLLDESKKGMFQLSQNIGRSPISFETETVVLTNGNQTFTRILEEISKAKHHIHFEYYIVRDDEIGTQIKELLIEKAKSGVQVRFLFDAVGSFQLGSRYIKELRAAGVEIISFSPVRIPVFNNKINFRNHRKIIVVDGDVGFVGGLNIGDEYLGRDDYFGFWRDTHLYVRGEAVRTLQLIFLQDWYYATDESLLTPTYLTPTPADEKKYGGVQMIAGGPDQEWEVIKSLYFSMITSARKSIWIASPYFVPDDDIFTALKVAALSGLDVRLLVPKRPDKRIVYYASRSYFPEMMEAGVKIFQYEKGFLHSKVVIVDDQVASIGTANMDMRSFHLNFEVNAFLYNTDSVETLVEDYEQDLHDAKPIAKEVFANRPFYQKVFESLSRLASPLL; encoded by the coding sequence TTGAAAAACACCATTCGGGTTATTGTATTTATTTTAGTCATCGGGGCGATTTTATTCGCCACTCAAGGTCTTTGGGAAGGATGGCTACTCGGATCCATTTCCGTATTTTTTACGATATCCGTCGTTTTTATCGCTTTCTTAATTTCACTGGAAAACCGACACCCTACCAGGACGTTGACATGGCTTGTCGTTCTTGGAAGTTTTCCTGTACTTGGTTTCTTTTTTTACTTGATTTTTGGAAGGAATGTAAGGAAGCGAAGACTATTCCAAAGAAAAGCATTACTAGATAAAGAAGTGCTGGAAGAAGTGGAAGGATCCAGGGAGTACTCAGAAGAAGATATGCGACTTCTTGATGAAAGCAAGAAAGGTATGTTCCAATTGTCTCAAAACATTGGTAGAAGTCCCATTTCCTTTGAAACAGAGACCGTGGTACTGACAAATGGAAATCAGACCTTCACAAGAATATTGGAGGAAATCAGCAAGGCAAAACATCACATTCATTTTGAATATTATATTGTTAGAGACGATGAGATCGGTACGCAGATTAAGGAGTTACTCATCGAAAAAGCTAAAAGCGGCGTGCAGGTAAGGTTTCTATTCGACGCAGTGGGCAGCTTTCAATTAGGAAGTAGATACATAAAGGAACTTCGTGCGGCAGGAGTGGAGATCATTTCTTTTTCTCCAGTCAGGATACCAGTATTCAATAACAAAATTAACTTCCGTAATCACCGCAAAATAATTGTAGTGGATGGGGATGTAGGATTTGTGGGTGGATTGAATATAGGGGATGAATACCTCGGACGGGATGATTACTTTGGCTTTTGGAGGGACACGCACCTTTATGTGAGAGGGGAAGCGGTAAGGACCCTTCAGCTCATTTTTTTGCAGGATTGGTATTATGCAACCGACGAATCCCTCCTCACTCCAACCTATCTGACCCCAACACCTGCCGATGAGAAAAAATATGGTGGCGTTCAGATGATAGCGGGGGGACCGGACCAGGAATGGGAAGTAATTAAAAGCTTATATTTTTCCATGATTACTTCTGCGAGAAAGTCCATTTGGATTGCATCTCCTTATTTTGTACCTGATGATGATATTTTTACCGCTCTCAAGGTGGCAGCTTTAAGTGGATTGGATGTAAGGTTGCTTGTACCGAAAAGGCCGGACAAGCGAATAGTCTATTATGCCTCCAGATCATACTTTCCTGAAATGATGGAGGCAGGTGTGAAAATCTTTCAATATGAAAAAGGATTTCTTCATAGCAAGGTCGTGATTGTAGATGACCAAGTTGCTTCCATCGGGACTGCCAATATGGACATGCGCAGCTTCCATTTGAACTTCGAGGTAAATGCTTTCCTTTACAATACGGATAGTGTGGAGACACTGGTGGAGGATTATGAACAGGATCTTCATGATGCAAAACCGATTGCAAAAGAGGTATTCGCAAACCGTCCATTTTATCAGAAGGTGTTTGAATCGTTGTCTCGATTGGCGTCTCCGCTACTATAG
- a CDS encoding competence protein CoiA family protein, translating into MFVAKKKDGSYFSLLDWKRREELECMTKEETFYCPACNSALLLKQGQVRRIHFAHQFNSCTASSDPESPYHLEGKVKLYESLLPYNQPILEHYIPNSNQRADVYVETDYGRYAFEFQCSNLSAADFNRRTKLYEKEGILPIWIIGHQKLGPHDRNVSPLKLSPFQWRFLQRPSPQSPPFILSFCPQRSLFSYHQPTFSINSSTTYLNSQPSEHWLEKPTLIKPHAPLWKEHYLHYKKKWRYQYSFYKPHQKLRSYCYGKMTIPLSLFPSEIGLPVSSFYHIHTSLIEWQAWLYFDSIYHTATFSLIHLPSVLKNFRLRLKTSDITLRNLPLVKVGSYEDAVVEYLNALVGLGMLKRETPTIYRVLQKSLSLSSLEQAHIQDRLVLETLLRTKQSTGY; encoded by the coding sequence ATGTTTGTTGCCAAAAAAAAAGATGGTTCCTACTTTTCCCTTTTGGACTGGAAAAGAAGAGAGGAGTTGGAATGTATGACTAAAGAGGAGACCTTTTACTGCCCGGCCTGCAACAGCGCGCTTTTACTTAAGCAAGGTCAGGTCCGCCGAATCCACTTTGCCCATCAATTTAACTCCTGCACAGCATCCTCTGATCCCGAAAGCCCTTATCATCTTGAGGGAAAAGTTAAGTTATATGAAAGTCTCCTTCCATACAACCAACCAATTCTAGAACATTACATTCCTAACTCCAATCAACGCGCAGATGTATACGTGGAAACAGACTATGGCAGATATGCTTTTGAGTTTCAATGTTCAAACCTTTCTGCAGCAGATTTCAATAGGCGCACAAAACTCTATGAAAAAGAAGGAATTCTCCCTATCTGGATCATCGGACACCAAAAGCTGGGGCCGCATGACAGGAACGTTTCCCCGCTCAAATTATCACCATTTCAATGGCGGTTTCTGCAAAGACCTTCTCCCCAAAGTCCACCATTCATCTTGAGTTTCTGCCCACAACGCTCTTTATTTTCCTATCACCAACCCACTTTCTCCATTAATAGTTCCACCACGTATTTGAACTCCCAACCAAGTGAACATTGGTTAGAAAAGCCTACCCTTATAAAACCACATGCACCTTTATGGAAAGAGCACTACCTTCACTATAAAAAGAAATGGAGATATCAATATTCGTTTTATAAACCTCACCAGAAACTTAGAAGTTACTGCTATGGGAAGATGACAATTCCCTTGTCCCTTTTCCCTTCAGAAATTGGTCTCCCGGTATCATCCTTTTATCATATACACACTTCCCTTATTGAATGGCAGGCATGGTTATATTTTGATTCTATCTACCATACCGCTACTTTTTCATTGATCCACTTACCTTCTGTGTTAAAAAACTTCCGTCTCCGTTTAAAGACTTCCGATATTACTTTAAGAAATTTACCACTTGTGAAAGTAGGTTCCTATGAGGATGCGGTTGTGGAGTATCTGAATGCTTTAGTGGGATTAGGGATGTTAAAAAGGGAAACACCCACCATCTACCGCGTGCTCCAAAAGAGTTTGTCCCTATCATCATTGGAGCAAGCACATATACAGGACCGGTTAGTTCTGGAAACCTTGTTAAGAACAAAACAATCTACCGGTTATTAA